A part of Larkinella insperata genomic DNA contains:
- a CDS encoding helix-turn-helix domain-containing protein has product MSAIYREITPLTQSDCYTLFSRVKKDFDFPLHSHEEYELNFLANATGVKRIIGDHTDVIDDLELVLVGSNLPHGWFNHQCNSEEIQEVTIQFHRDLFDEKLLRRNQLSFIRALLERSAKGIAFSRETIESLRPRIEGLAQKSGFDSVLELMSILHDLSVSRNMRTLSNASFTSDPLNYNSRRLEKAFEFMQMNYDKDISLADLSRVVNMPEVSFSRFIKKRTGKTFIDSLNEIRLGHASRLLIDTTHTVTEISYKCGFNNMSYFNRMFRRKNGCTPREFRQNYSGTRVFI; this is encoded by the coding sequence ATGAGTGCAATTTACCGGGAAATTACGCCCCTGACGCAAAGCGACTGCTATACCCTGTTCTCCCGAGTTAAGAAGGATTTTGACTTCCCCCTGCATTCACACGAGGAATATGAACTGAATTTTCTGGCCAACGCAACGGGTGTCAAACGAATCATCGGCGATCATACCGACGTCATTGACGACCTGGAACTGGTGCTGGTCGGCAGCAACCTGCCGCACGGCTGGTTCAACCACCAGTGCAATAGTGAAGAGATTCAGGAGGTAACCATCCAGTTTCACCGCGATTTGTTCGACGAAAAACTACTCCGGCGCAATCAGCTCAGTTTCATTCGGGCGTTGCTTGAGCGGTCGGCCAAAGGCATTGCGTTTTCGCGGGAAACTATCGAATCCCTGCGCCCACGCATTGAGGGACTGGCGCAGAAAAGCGGCTTTGACTCGGTGCTGGAGCTGATGTCGATTCTGCACGATCTGTCGGTATCCCGGAACATGCGAACGCTATCCAATGCGTCGTTTACGAGCGATCCTCTGAATTACAACAGCCGCCGACTGGAAAAAGCGTTCGAGTTCATGCAGATGAATTACGATAAAGATATCTCGCTGGCTGATCTGAGCCGCGTTGTCAATATGCCGGAAGTTTCTTTTAGCCGGTTTATCAAAAAACGAACCGGAAAAACGTTTATTGACAGTTTGAACGAAATTCGGCTCGGCCACGCATCCCGGCTGTTGATCGACACTACCCACACCGTCACCGAAATTTCATACAAGTGCGGCTTTAATAATATGTCGTATTTCAACCGGATGTTCCGACGAAAAAACGGCT
- a CDS encoding YfiT family bacillithiol transferase: MNAEPTINRKFPIGLFVIQNSYSPDELRHNINILETTPAQYRQLVEKRSDEELAKTYREGSWTIRQLVHHVADMQLLHFFRMKKAVTEPDYDTLTLVSMDGWASTADARTAPVEDSLLLFEGVHRRYAYLAKSLDESQLARKCYHPVRQLWFDQAQAVAMSAWHVQHHLAHIKLALGEL, translated from the coding sequence ATGAACGCTGAACCGACTATCAACCGCAAGTTTCCCATCGGCCTATTCGTTATCCAAAATTCCTACTCACCCGACGAACTGAGGCATAATATCAATATTCTGGAAACGACTCCGGCCCAATACCGGCAACTGGTCGAAAAACGGTCCGACGAGGAGCTGGCGAAAACGTACCGCGAAGGCAGCTGGACCATTCGACAACTGGTTCACCACGTCGCCGATATGCAGTTGCTGCATTTTTTCCGAATGAAAAAAGCCGTCACCGAACCCGACTACGACACCCTGACGCTGGTGAGCATGGACGGCTGGGCTTCTACCGCCGACGCCAGAACCGCCCCCGTTGAAGATTCGCTGCTGCTGTTCGAAGGGGTACACCGGCGGTACGCTTACCTGGCAAAATCGCTCGATGAATCGCAACTGGCCCGGAAGTGCTACCATCCGGTTCGGCAACTCTGGTTCGACCAGGCACAGGCGGTGGCCATGTCGGCCTGGCACGTACAGCATCATTTGGCCCATATCAAACTGGCTTTGGGAGAGCTTTAA
- a CDS encoding glycoside hydrolase family 2 TIM barrel-domain containing protein: MKVLLLVLLTALQALAQRNPARTRLFDSDWRFLKDSTIRAESPDFNDEGWRKLDLPHDWSIEDLPNPTPDQVIGPFSRASVGGTSTGYTVGGTGWYRKSFRTRADEKEKAVSIYFDGVYMESDVWMNGHHLGSQVNGYTPFHYDLTPHLLPPGQENVLAVRVKNSGKNSRWYTGSGIYRHVWLTVTDPVHVAPLGISITTPEVTGQSAQVDVVTTLENSTGKPMPVTVQVALLGRNGHVVGTRQQTVSLAANAKGDSRQRITVKKPQLWSPETPRLYQARVRVLSAGKWRDEVTTAFGIRSIQFDAQNGFRLNGKRYLMKGGCLHHDNGPLGAVAIDRAEERKVELMKANGFNAVRTSHNPPSTAFLDACDRLGLLVIDEAFDMWQRPKKPQDYHRFFDEWWPRDLEALIRRDRNHPSVIIWSIGNEINERADPSGLEITKKLADEAHRLDPSRPVTEALCVFWEHPGKVWPDSDPAFALLDIGGYNYQRKNYESDHQRYPNRIMLGTETFPGEAFENWQMVEKHPYVIGDFVWTAMDYMGETAIGHSLLQPQAEKPNQTAVLPWPWFNAYCGDLDLIGFKKPQSYYRDVVWRNRAIEMVVHSPIPDGMKETLTNWGWPDEQPSWTWPRAEGKPLQVRVFSRSPLVRLELNGNLVAEQTIPDTSITATFMVPYRTGVLKATAMEDGKPVGVVTLTTVGKPHHLQLTADRPAIRADRNDLSYVAVEVVDENGKVIPNATVPVAFQLTGAGELAGVGNGNPTDLSSFQKPAKNTFRGRCLAILRPGAQPGTMTLKATAPGLESGEVTVTVR; encoded by the coding sequence ATGAAAGTTCTGCTTCTTGTCCTTCTCACGGCGCTCCAGGCTCTGGCGCAGCGAAACCCCGCCCGAACCCGGCTCTTCGACTCCGACTGGCGTTTTCTGAAAGACAGCACGATCCGCGCGGAAAGTCCCGATTTTAACGACGAGGGCTGGCGAAAACTTGACCTACCCCACGACTGGAGTATCGAAGATTTACCGAACCCCACGCCGGATCAGGTGATTGGCCCCTTTTCCCGGGCGAGTGTCGGCGGCACTTCCACGGGGTACACCGTCGGGGGCACGGGCTGGTACCGCAAATCGTTCCGAACCCGTGCGGACGAGAAGGAAAAAGCCGTGTCCATTTATTTTGACGGGGTGTACATGGAATCTGACGTCTGGATGAACGGGCATCACCTCGGTTCTCAGGTGAACGGCTACACCCCGTTTCACTACGACTTAACCCCGCACCTGCTGCCGCCGGGTCAGGAAAACGTGCTGGCCGTTCGGGTGAAAAATAGCGGCAAAAACAGCCGCTGGTACACCGGCTCTGGTATCTACCGGCACGTCTGGCTGACCGTTACGGACCCGGTCCACGTGGCCCCGCTGGGGATTTCCATCACGACACCGGAAGTCACCGGGCAGTCGGCGCAGGTGGACGTGGTGACTACCCTCGAAAATTCGACCGGAAAGCCAATGCCGGTTACGGTACAGGTTGCGCTGCTCGGGCGCAACGGCCACGTGGTCGGCACGCGTCAGCAAACCGTTTCGCTGGCAGCCAATGCGAAAGGCGATAGCCGACAGCGCATTACGGTGAAGAAGCCGCAACTCTGGTCGCCCGAGACGCCCCGGCTGTATCAGGCCCGGGTCAGGGTTTTGTCGGCGGGCAAATGGCGGGATGAGGTGACGACGGCTTTCGGCATCCGCTCGATTCAGTTTGATGCCCAGAACGGTTTTCGGCTGAACGGAAAGCGGTATCTGATGAAAGGCGGCTGCCTGCACCACGACAACGGACCGCTGGGGGCCGTCGCCATCGACCGGGCGGAAGAGCGCAAGGTGGAACTGATGAAAGCCAACGGTTTCAACGCCGTGCGGACCAGCCACAACCCGCCCTCCACGGCTTTTCTGGATGCCTGCGACCGGCTGGGTTTGCTGGTAATCGACGAAGCTTTCGACATGTGGCAACGGCCCAAAAAACCGCAGGACTACCACCGGTTCTTCGACGAGTGGTGGCCGCGCGACCTCGAAGCCCTGATCCGGCGCGACCGTAACCATCCGTCGGTGATTATCTGGAGCATCGGCAACGAAATCAACGAACGCGCCGACCCGTCGGGACTGGAAATTACGAAAAAACTGGCCGACGAAGCGCACCGGCTCGACCCCAGCCGCCCGGTGACGGAAGCCCTGTGTGTGTTCTGGGAACATCCTGGCAAAGTCTGGCCGGATTCCGACCCGGCATTTGCCCTGCTGGACATCGGCGGCTACAATTACCAGCGGAAAAACTACGAATCCGATCACCAGCGTTACCCGAATCGCATCATGCTGGGAACAGAAACCTTCCCCGGAGAAGCGTTTGAAAACTGGCAAATGGTGGAAAAACACCCGTATGTGATTGGCGATTTTGTCTGGACGGCTATGGATTACATGGGAGAAACGGCCATCGGTCATTCGCTGCTGCAACCGCAGGCCGAAAAGCCCAACCAAACGGCGGTGCTGCCCTGGCCGTGGTTCAACGCCTACTGCGGTGACCTGGATCTGATCGGTTTCAAAAAGCCGCAGTCGTATTACCGCGATGTGGTCTGGCGCAACCGGGCCATCGAAATGGTCGTTCACAGTCCCATTCCCGACGGCATGAAGGAAACACTGACCAACTGGGGCTGGCCCGATGAACAGCCCAGCTGGACCTGGCCGCGTGCGGAAGGCAAACCGCTCCAGGTGCGGGTTTTTTCGCGAAGTCCGCTGGTTCGGCTGGAACTGAACGGCAACCTCGTCGCGGAACAGACCATCCCGGACACCAGCATCACCGCAACCTTTATGGTCCCGTACCGAACCGGCGTGCTGAAAGCGACGGCGATGGAAGATGGCAAACCCGTTGGCGTAGTAACGCTGACGACCGTTGGCAAGCCGCACCACCTGCAATTGACCGCCGACCGCCCCGCCATCCGGGCGGACCGCAATGATCTGTCGTACGTTGCCGTGGAAGTGGTGGACGAAAACGGAAAAGTCATTCCGAATGCGACCGTTCCCGTGGCGTTTCAGTTGACGGGCGCGGGAGAACTGGCGGGCGTCGGTAACGGCAATCCGACTGATTTGAGCAGCTTTCAAAAACCCGCAAAAAACACGTTTCGGGGTCGTTGTCTGGCCATTCTCCGGCCCGGTGCGCAACCCGGAACCATGACCCTGAAAGCCACCGCCCCGGGCCTGGAATCGGGCGAAGTGACGGTTACGGTGCGTTAA
- a CDS encoding energy transducer TonB → MNKLLFPLLLLLTGIVWQSAQAQQSRPDTASSNRMVFTVTEKPPQFPGGMNQLGEYMRKNMRYPEAARQAGREGKVFVTFIVTDQGRIEQARVLRNVDPQLDAEAVRLIESMPVWTPAKQNGNSVNCRFNLPVDFRLSGSR, encoded by the coding sequence ATGAATAAGCTCCTATTCCCGCTCCTTTTGCTCCTGACCGGAATCGTCTGGCAGTCGGCTCAGGCCCAGCAGTCACGGCCCGATACCGCATCTTCTAACCGGATGGTCTTCACAGTGACGGAGAAACCACCCCAGTTTCCGGGCGGTATGAACCAGTTGGGCGAATACATGCGCAAAAACATGCGCTATCCCGAAGCCGCCCGCCAAGCCGGTCGCGAAGGAAAGGTCTTCGTTACGTTTATCGTCACCGACCAGGGCCGGATTGAGCAAGCGCGCGTACTGAGAAACGTTGACCCGCAACTGGACGCCGAAGCCGTGCGGCTCATTGAAAGCATGCCCGTGTGGACACCGGCCAAGCAAAACGGCAATTCGGTAAATTGCCGGTTTAATTTACCCGTCGACTTCCGCTTAAGCGGTAGTCGTTAA
- a CDS encoding sensor histidine kinase yields MEKLNDRWLRVIGILVVALVANFVFYQPDNGPEDISWFHALLISLVEWTVLLEVNRQGILLARRHYPRLNQTRKRILLEMSWFVAATVIQRVTVTYLYDVTQFWGYPLPGGTYWVTTLVSFLFTLPIAAIYEGRHLYRQWWATYYEAEQLKKENLQSQLDSLKAQINPHFLFNSLSTLSSLVTEDARQAERFIEELASVYRYVLQTNEQPLTTLDNELQFIRAYFNLLQMRFGRSVELDVQTDERLNGFLIPPLTLQLLVENAVKHNVALPSRPLLIRIYTDEANNLFVVNSVRKKQNVVPSNRTGLANITTKYRLLKQPEVVVRQTSDCFQVMIPLIEAAQYEYSAHRG; encoded by the coding sequence ATGGAAAAACTGAACGACAGATGGTTGCGGGTCATTGGGATTCTGGTGGTGGCGCTGGTGGCCAACTTCGTTTTTTACCAGCCCGACAACGGTCCCGAAGACATTAGCTGGTTTCACGCCCTGCTCATCAGCCTGGTCGAATGGACAGTTTTGCTGGAAGTCAACCGCCAGGGCATTCTGCTCGCCCGGCGGCATTACCCACGACTGAACCAGACCCGGAAACGGATTTTGCTAGAAATGAGCTGGTTTGTCGCGGCAACCGTCATTCAACGGGTGACGGTAACTTACCTCTACGACGTAACGCAGTTCTGGGGCTACCCGCTGCCGGGCGGTACGTACTGGGTGACAACGCTGGTTTCGTTCCTATTTACGCTGCCCATTGCCGCCATTTACGAAGGCCGGCACCTGTACCGGCAATGGTGGGCCACGTATTACGAAGCCGAACAACTCAAGAAAGAAAACCTGCAAAGCCAGCTCGATTCGCTCAAGGCGCAGATTAACCCACATTTTTTGTTCAACAGCCTGAGCACCTTGTCGTCACTGGTTACGGAAGATGCCCGCCAGGCCGAACGGTTTATTGAAGAACTGGCGTCGGTGTACCGGTACGTGCTCCAGACCAACGAGCAGCCGCTGACAACGCTCGACAACGAATTGCAGTTTATCCGGGCCTATTTCAACCTGCTGCAAATGCGGTTTGGTCGCAGCGTCGAACTGGACGTCCAAACCGACGAACGGCTGAACGGGTTTCTGATCCCCCCGCTGACGCTGCAACTGCTGGTCGAGAATGCCGTCAAACACAACGTGGCGCTGCCCAGCCGTCCGTTGCTCATCCGGATTTACACCGACGAAGCCAATAATCTGTTTGTTGTCAATAGCGTACGGAAGAAACAAAACGTCGTGCCCTCCAACCGCACCGGCCTGGCGAACATTACAACCAAATACCGGCTGTTGAAGCAGCCGGAGGTGGTGGTTCGGCAAACGTCGGATTGTTTTCAGGTCATGATTCCCCTGATTGAAGCCGCTCAGTATGAATATTCTGCTCATAGAGGATGA
- a CDS encoding LytR/AlgR family response regulator transcription factor: MNILLIEDEEATARRLCRMVQEVEPTARIVGMTVSVDESVEWLQTHPKPDLILMDIELADGQSFEIFNRVTVTSPVVFTTAYDEYAIKAFRVNSIDYLLKPVKEDDLRNALMKLQRLKESLLEQPDSLTTSLTNLLRQMAGTASPEPTRQPVHTGPPYRDRFLVKQGQRLFSVDVAELAYVFTRNKLTFLKTRDGHEWMIDYSMDEVSTMLDPQRFFRLNRQIIAELRAIDKVNLYFNGKLKISMRPVFDEEVIVSREKAGEFKVWLGE; encoded by the coding sequence ATGAATATTCTGCTCATAGAGGATGAAGAAGCCACCGCCCGCCGACTCTGCCGGATGGTGCAGGAAGTAGAACCCACCGCCCGGATTGTGGGCATGACCGTCAGCGTCGACGAGTCGGTCGAATGGCTGCAAACCCACCCGAAACCGGACCTGATTCTGATGGACATCGAACTGGCCGACGGGCAGAGTTTCGAAATTTTTAACCGGGTAACGGTGACGAGTCCGGTTGTCTTTACCACCGCCTACGACGAATACGCCATCAAAGCCTTCCGGGTCAACAGCATCGACTACCTGCTCAAACCCGTCAAGGAAGACGATCTGCGGAACGCGCTGATGAAGTTGCAACGCCTGAAAGAATCGCTGCTCGAACAACCCGACAGCCTGACGACTTCCCTGACGAATCTGCTGCGGCAGATGGCGGGAACGGCTTCGCCCGAACCCACCCGGCAGCCGGTACATACCGGCCCACCGTACCGCGACCGGTTTCTGGTCAAACAGGGGCAGCGGCTTTTTTCGGTGGACGTGGCCGAGCTGGCTTACGTATTCACCCGCAACAAGCTGACGTTTTTGAAAACCCGCGACGGCCACGAATGGATGATCGACTACTCGATGGATGAAGTTTCGACGATGCTCGATCCCCAGCGTTTTTTCCGGCTCAACCGCCAGATCATCGCCGAACTGCGGGCCATCGACAAAGTGAATCTGTATTTCAACGGGAAGCTGAAAATCAGTATGCGCCCGGTTTTCGACGAGGAAGTGATTGTCAGCCGCGAAAAAGCCGGGGAGTTCAAGGTTTGGTTGGGGGAGTGA
- a CDS encoding S41 family peptidase: MKIQILFLALLILSGFRVKAQTLNPEQLQADFVRFQTALNEVHPEPYRYTPKPVFDSLFAATQAQLDRPMTQQEFYVTMVPLLVALKDGHIKWIPAGQDEHYPFSTSKLFPLNLYWVENRAWVVGSYGSESIPNGAEVLQINGKPVRDVIQDLLPKMTFADGNTVNGKYEDLNDFFSGYYATFIAAPDAHEVQYRWAKEEKTVTLPSVTLDQIRRYQEKHKSAPQKPFRLTFTEDRNAAVMTIERFWDDKKEQDYARFLRESFRELREKRVENLVLDLRNNEGGEEKYGVLLYQYLALKPFRYYDYIRVRQKKAYSFPAWSPKLYQRFKWLVVRKRGNGYVFTKQAGLKRQKSKREAFRGKLAVLVNGASFSVTTELAARVHADQRAIFIGQETGGGYGGDNSGIFAITQLPHSKIDLGIGMFGFHMANLPTTIKPGQGIIPDHIVVPTVDDMLTGNDPVLKKALQLIQPRAGAAGSSITTR; the protein is encoded by the coding sequence ATGAAAATCCAAATTCTGTTTCTCGCGCTGCTCATCCTCAGTGGTTTCCGGGTAAAAGCCCAGACGCTGAACCCGGAGCAGTTGCAGGCCGATTTCGTCCGCTTTCAAACGGCGCTGAACGAAGTCCACCCCGAACCGTACCGCTACACGCCAAAACCGGTTTTCGATTCGCTTTTTGCCGCCACCCAAGCGCAGTTGGACCGCCCGATGACGCAGCAGGAATTTTACGTCACGATGGTGCCGCTGCTGGTGGCCTTGAAAGACGGACATATCAAATGGATTCCCGCCGGGCAGGACGAACATTATCCCTTTTCGACCAGCAAGCTGTTTCCCCTGAACCTGTATTGGGTCGAAAACCGGGCCTGGGTTGTGGGCAGCTACGGTTCCGAAAGCATTCCCAACGGGGCGGAAGTGCTCCAGATCAACGGAAAGCCGGTTCGCGATGTGATTCAGGACCTGCTCCCGAAAATGACGTTTGCCGACGGCAATACCGTAAACGGCAAGTACGAAGACCTGAACGACTTTTTTTCGGGCTATTATGCCACGTTTATAGCAGCACCGGATGCGCACGAAGTTCAATACCGCTGGGCGAAGGAGGAAAAAACGGTTACCCTTCCGTCGGTCACGCTGGACCAGATCAGGCGTTACCAGGAAAAGCACAAATCCGCACCGCAAAAACCGTTTCGCCTGACGTTTACGGAAGACCGTAACGCGGCCGTCATGACCATTGAACGGTTTTGGGACGATAAAAAAGAGCAGGATTACGCCAGATTCCTGAGAGAATCGTTTCGGGAGCTGCGTGAAAAACGGGTTGAAAACCTGGTGCTGGATTTGCGCAACAACGAAGGGGGCGAAGAAAAGTACGGCGTGCTGCTCTACCAGTATCTGGCCCTAAAACCGTTTCGATATTACGACTACATCCGCGTTCGGCAGAAGAAGGCCTATTCGTTTCCGGCCTGGTCGCCCAAACTTTACCAGAGGTTCAAGTGGCTCGTTGTCAGGAAGCGGGGCAACGGGTATGTATTTACCAAACAAGCCGGTTTGAAGCGCCAAAAGTCAAAACGGGAGGCTTTCCGCGGAAAGCTGGCGGTGCTGGTCAACGGGGCAAGCTTCTCGGTCACTACGGAATTAGCCGCCCGGGTACACGCCGATCAGCGGGCGATTTTTATCGGGCAGGAAACCGGTGGAGGCTACGGGGGGGACAACAGCGGCATTTTTGCCATCACGCAGTTGCCCCATTCCAAAATCGATCTCGGCATCGGGATGTTTGGGTTTCACATGGCCAACCTGCCCACCACAATTAAACCCGGTCAGGGCATTATTCCGGATCATATCGTCGTGCCCACCGTTGACGATATGCTGACGGGCAACGACCCGGTCCTGAAGAAGGCGCTCCAACTCATTCAACCCCGTGCGGGAGCCGCAGGAAGTAGCATTACAACCCGATAA
- a CDS encoding S41 family peptidase, whose product MKKYPLKSALLLLLTLVTISCNDLAVGPEPANTPESNFEVLWQEFDRMYGLFDVQNLDWNAMKQKYQAQIKPGMSDNQLFDVLSGLLGELNNGHLWLLKPGPNYRRYDSGPVYPLDEFSVEVVKKYVRDAKQVSGPNGLSVLYGKLAGNVGYVLITDFGLEPNFYERAMDDVLAALADTKGMVVDVRNVPGGLDRSSQHVAGRFASERKLFMTTRFRNGPKHTDFTAPVEWYVEPAGKSQYTKPVVLLTNRITASAGETFTLAMNQIATVTHLGDKTYGVFSDNPKRELPNGWIYSVTPGDFRAADGRNYEGIGIEPEIRVVNTKDEIAAGKDKVLEVALGRF is encoded by the coding sequence ATGAAAAAGTATCCTCTAAAATCCGCCCTGTTGCTTCTGCTGACGCTGGTGACGATTTCCTGCAACGACCTGGCCGTGGGTCCCGAACCGGCCAACACGCCCGAATCCAATTTTGAAGTGCTCTGGCAGGAGTTCGACCGGATGTACGGTTTGTTCGACGTTCAGAACCTCGATTGGAACGCCATGAAGCAGAAATACCAGGCGCAGATCAAACCGGGCATGTCGGACAACCAGCTTTTTGACGTACTTTCCGGGCTGCTGGGCGAGCTAAACAACGGCCACCTCTGGTTGCTGAAACCGGGACCAAATTACCGCCGGTACGACAGCGGCCCGGTGTATCCGCTGGACGAATTCAGCGTTGAGGTGGTGAAAAAGTACGTGCGGGATGCGAAACAAGTAAGCGGCCCAAACGGTTTAAGCGTTCTTTATGGAAAACTGGCCGGGAACGTCGGCTACGTTCTAATCACGGATTTTGGTCTGGAGCCGAATTTTTACGAGCGGGCAATGGATGATGTGCTGGCGGCCCTGGCCGATACGAAGGGCATGGTCGTGGATGTCCGAAATGTGCCCGGTGGGCTGGACCGGTCGAGCCAGCACGTGGCCGGACGGTTTGCTTCGGAGCGAAAGCTGTTCATGACCACCCGGTTTCGCAACGGTCCGAAGCACACGGATTTCACGGCCCCGGTGGAGTGGTACGTCGAGCCTGCCGGCAAAAGCCAATACACAAAACCCGTGGTGTTGCTGACGAACCGCATCACGGCCAGCGCGGGCGAAACGTTTACTTTGGCCATGAACCAAATCGCCACGGTGACGCACCTGGGCGATAAAACCTACGGTGTTTTCTCGGATAATCCGAAGCGCGAACTGCCCAACGGCTGGATTTACAGCGTAACGCCGGGCGATTTCCGGGCTGCCGATGGCAGGAACTACGAAGGCATCGGAATCGAACCCGAAATCCGGGTAGTTAATACGAAAGATGAAATTGCGGCCGGAAAAGATAAGGTTCTGGAAGTCGCTTTGGGAAGGTTTTGA
- the cydB gene encoding cytochrome d ubiquinol oxidase subunit II: MDTILGLDLPTWWFLLIGALISGYGILDGFDLGAGALHLFFRKEQSRRIALNAIGPVWDGNEVWLVIGAGALFAAFPLVYGTLLSVFYLPFIVLLVAIIFRAISIEFRSKEEMKWWRTLWDVCYCLSSASIALLFGLILGNLIQGLPLDKDHQFVGRLRDFFNPYALLISVTVLSLFMLHGAMYLAMKTEDRLYARMTVLINQTSKFFILCFITASMATLIYVPHMEAIFHKYPLFFALPLSAVLIVLNMRRMIEQRRYLRGFISSAITTALLLILFASGLYPNLVLSKTDARGHISIYEAASTDGSLRTMLLFAAIGMPLVLTYTVFVFWTFRGKVKLEEHSY, encoded by the coding sequence ATGGACACCATTCTCGGTCTTGATCTTCCCACCTGGTGGTTTTTACTGATTGGCGCCCTGATCAGCGGATACGGTATTCTCGACGGTTTTGACCTGGGCGCGGGCGCATTGCACCTCTTTTTCCGCAAAGAACAAAGCCGCCGGATTGCCCTGAACGCCATCGGTCCGGTTTGGGACGGCAACGAAGTCTGGCTGGTCATTGGAGCCGGAGCGCTGTTTGCGGCTTTCCCGCTGGTATACGGCACGTTGCTGTCGGTATTTTACCTGCCGTTTATCGTGTTGCTGGTCGCGATTATTTTCCGGGCCATCTCGATTGAATTTCGGAGCAAGGAAGAAATGAAGTGGTGGCGCACGCTCTGGGATGTCTGCTACTGCCTGTCCAGCGCGTCCATCGCCCTGCTGTTCGGCCTGATTCTGGGCAATCTGATCCAGGGGCTTCCACTGGACAAAGATCACCAGTTTGTCGGGCGGCTGCGGGATTTTTTCAATCCTTATGCCCTGCTGATTTCGGTGACGGTTTTATCGCTGTTTATGCTGCACGGAGCGATGTACCTGGCCATGAAAACCGAAGACCGGCTGTACGCCCGCATGACGGTTTTGATCAACCAGACCAGCAAATTTTTCATCCTCTGCTTCATTACGGCTTCGATGGCAACGCTGATTTACGTGCCGCACATGGAAGCTATTTTCCACAAATACCCGCTTTTTTTCGCCCTGCCCCTGTCGGCGGTGCTGATTGTGCTGAACATGCGCCGGATGATTGAGCAACGGCGGTATTTGCGCGGTTTTATCTCGTCGGCCATCACAACAGCGTTGCTGCTGATTCTGTTTGCCTCGGGTCTGTACCCCAATCTGGTGCTTTCCAAAACCGACGCACGCGGCCACATCAGCATTTACGAAGCCGCTTCGACGGACGGTTCACTGCGGACGATGCTGCTCTTTGCGGCCATCGGCATGCCACTGGTGCTTACTTACACAGTGTTTGTTTTCTGGACGTTTCGCGGAAAAGTGAAGCTGGAGGAGCACAGTTATTGA